A stretch of the Desulfobacter sp. genome encodes the following:
- a CDS encoding IS256 family transposase, with protein sequence MTEENTEFDFQKALKGIQEGKPFTGKGGVLTSLIKNLAEAALEGELESHLGQEVSANRRNGKSKKTIKSLDGKFELKTPRDRAGTFSPQIVKKHQTTLSDEIERKIIALYGLGMSYNDMASHLQEIYGLEISNATLSTITDKIIHTVKEWQARPLENVYPIVWLDAIHYKVRENGKVGSKAVYTILGVNIEGRKEILGLYISENEGANFWLQVLTDLSNRGVKDILIACVDGLKGLPEAIETIFPDTEVQLCVVHQIRNSLKYVGSKNKKEFMANLKRVYKAVNKDLAEEELDILENKWNDKYPIVIKSWRNNWERLSHFFKYPEEIRRIIYTTNTIEAVHRQFRKLTKTKGSFPNQDSLLKLLYMGIQNASKKWTMPIQNWSLTISQLAIFFEGRLDKELGI encoded by the coding sequence ATGACCGAAGAAAACACCGAATTTGATTTTCAAAAAGCCCTTAAAGGCATCCAGGAAGGTAAACCCTTCACAGGTAAGGGCGGCGTCCTTACATCATTAATCAAAAATCTTGCTGAAGCTGCTCTTGAAGGAGAGTTGGAGTCCCATCTCGGACAGGAAGTTTCTGCCAACCGCCGTAATGGAAAAAGCAAAAAGACCATTAAATCCCTGGATGGTAAATTTGAGCTAAAAACCCCGCGTGACAGGGCCGGAACCTTCTCTCCACAGATCGTCAAAAAACATCAGACAACGCTCAGCGATGAAATTGAAAGAAAGATAATAGCCCTTTACGGCCTGGGCATGAGTTATAATGATATGGCTTCCCATTTACAGGAAATCTATGGACTTGAGATTTCAAATGCCACTCTGAGCACCATTACCGATAAAATCATCCATACCGTCAAAGAATGGCAGGCCAGGCCGTTGGAAAATGTGTACCCAATCGTATGGCTTGATGCCATACATTATAAAGTACGAGAAAACGGAAAGGTCGGCAGCAAAGCCGTTTACACAATTCTTGGGGTGAATATCGAGGGCCGCAAAGAGATTCTTGGGCTGTACATATCCGAGAATGAGGGTGCGAACTTCTGGCTGCAGGTGTTAACAGACCTTTCAAACCGAGGGGTAAAAGATATCCTGATTGCCTGTGTTGATGGTCTAAAAGGTTTACCCGAGGCCATTGAGACCATATTCCCGGACACAGAAGTTCAACTCTGCGTAGTCCACCAGATCCGAAATTCATTGAAATACGTTGGTTCCAAAAATAAAAAAGAATTTATGGCAAATCTAAAACGTGTTTATAAAGCGGTCAATAAGGATCTGGCCGAAGAAGAACTGGATATCTTGGAAAATAAATGGAATGACAAATACCCGATTGTGATAAAATCCTGGCGGAACAACTGGGAACGCCTCAGTCATTTCTTTAAATATCCAGAAGAGATTCGACGGATAATATACACCACAAATACCATTGAGGCTGTGCATCGACAGTTTCGAAAACTGACCAAAACAAAGGGATCATTCCCGAACCAGGACAGCCTGTTAAAGCTGCTTTACATGGGGATCCAGAACGCCAGTAAAAAATGGACAATGCCGATTCAAAATTGGTCACTGACAATTTCCCAGTTGGCAATTTTCTTTGAAGGCCGGCTGGATAAAGAGCTGGGAATTTGA
- a CDS encoding ISAs1 family transposase → MNEKKSLETFFDNIQDPRHHNKLHNLIDVVIIAICAVVAGADTYEQIENFGKKRKRWLSKFLSLPHGIPSHDTFGRIFERMNPNEFQSSFMHWVQSVAKMTKGQVIAIDGKTLRRSHDTSNDKKAIHMISSWASSNKVVLGQLKTEEKSNEITAIPNLLKLLDISGCIITIDAMGTQKKIAETIINKGCDYVLALKENHKTLHDEAVLFFNKMEEMKNQGYQFNEQTSVDGGHGRVETRRAVITSDIDWFEDKKSWKGLKSIGMIESTREMDGQISHEKRYYISSLDSDPNIFGNAVRRHWGIENSVHWVLDIAFREDESRVRKGNSPDNFAAIRHIALNLLRNNKTFKGSVKTKRLNAAMDIKYLEEVMFG, encoded by the coding sequence ATGAACGAAAAAAAATCTCTTGAAACTTTTTTTGACAATATTCAGGACCCCAGACACCACAATAAGCTTCATAATTTAATTGATGTCGTCATCATCGCAATTTGTGCGGTAGTTGCTGGCGCAGACACTTATGAGCAAATTGAAAACTTTGGCAAAAAGAGAAAAAGGTGGTTGTCAAAATTTCTAAGCCTTCCCCATGGGATACCCTCCCATGACACCTTTGGCAGAATTTTTGAAAGGATGAACCCGAATGAATTTCAGAGCAGTTTTATGCACTGGGTTCAGTCGGTTGCAAAGATGACCAAAGGTCAAGTCATTGCAATCGACGGCAAAACTCTAAGGCGTTCACACGATACCTCCAATGATAAGAAAGCCATTCATATGATCAGTTCGTGGGCTTCGTCTAATAAAGTGGTTTTAGGGCAATTAAAAACCGAAGAAAAATCAAATGAAATTACGGCCATTCCAAATCTTTTAAAACTTTTAGATATCTCGGGCTGCATTATAACCATTGATGCCATGGGCACTCAAAAGAAAATCGCTGAAACCATAATAAACAAAGGGTGTGACTATGTCCTTGCCCTGAAAGAAAATCATAAAACCTTGCATGATGAAGCGGTACTTTTTTTCAATAAAATGGAAGAAATGAAAAATCAGGGGTACCAGTTTAATGAACAGACCAGTGTTGACGGAGGGCACGGTCGAGTCGAAACGCGCAGGGCTGTGATAACCTCTGATATTGATTGGTTTGAAGATAAAAAAAGTTGGAAAGGTTTGAAAAGTATTGGAATGATTGAATCCACCCGGGAAATGGACGGCCAGATCAGTCATGAAAAGCGATATTATATATCGAGCCTGGATAGCGACCCCAATATTTTTGGTAATGCTGTCAGGAGGCATTGGGGAATTGAAAATTCAGTGCATTGGGTATTGGATATTGCGTTCCGTGAAGACGAAAGCAGAGTCAGAAAGGGGAACTCTCCTGATAATTTTGCAGCGATTCGGCACATTGCATTAAATTTATTACGGAACAATAAGACATTTAAAGGGAGTGTAAAAACCAAAAGGTTGAATGCTGCTATGGATATCAAATATCTGGAGGAAGTTATGTTTGGATGA